The Pyricularia oryzae 70-15 chromosome 5, whole genome shotgun sequence genome includes a region encoding these proteins:
- a CDS encoding isotrichodermin C-15 hydroxylase: MSRLDLIHDLRSFAFGQPFWHYVWFALFLTTCYYLATTVYCVYFHPLAKYPGPRLYAASQIPYAVVFAFGDGHNTIARLHREYGKVVRIAPDRLSFSSPDSWNEIMGHQKKDRNREHGKTPNFYDPLSIPGTDREAHARQRRILAVGFSASYIVEQESIIHYYVGLLMNRLKENGQDGTKPLNMVNWFNWTTFDIVGDLAFGESFGCLETGVYHPWVSLMFTHVKLGAWNYAIAQFPTFSKIIRSFVPKSMTKKVEEHHAYTRDLVDRRLETDSSRLDLFRAMAHPRDGLSMSKEEIYSNTGTLVEAGSETTSTALSGVLFHLLKSPEAMKKVKDEIRGTFKSEDEITYVSVQNLEYLSACVREGLRIYPPIPSTVPRITPKDGSIIFGEWVPPDTKLDIWQFPLSRNEKFFKDADKYVPERWLGDPRYQSDCREASQPFSVGPRDCLGKNIANGEMRIILSRLLWNFDVRLADDSVDWDQGQKVYIIWLKSPLNVYLTPVKRS; the protein is encoded by the exons ATGAGCCGTTTAGACCTCATTCACGATCTTCGCTCGTTTGCCTTTGGGCAACCATTCTGGCACTATGTTTGGTTCGCCTTGTTTCTG ACCACTTGCTACTATTTGGCCACAACGGTATACTGTGTCTATTTCCACCCCCTGGCAAAGTACCCAGGCCCTCGGCTTTACGCCGCGTCGCAAATCCCGTATGCTGTGGTCTTTGCATTTGGCGACGGCCACAATACCATTGCCCGCCTGCACCGGGAATACGGCAAGGTCGTCCGCATCGCGCCAGACCGGCTTTCATTCAGCTCCCCAGATTCGTGGAACGAGATTATGGGCCATCAAAAGAAGGATCGCAACAGAGAGCATGGCAAGACACCAAACTTCTACGATCCACTGAGCATTCCTGGGACAGACCGCGAAGCCCACGCTCGGCAACGCCGAATATTGGCCGTCGGCTTTTCGGCCAGCTACATTGTGGAACAAGAATCCATCATTCATTACTACGTCGGCCTGCTTATGAACAGGCTTAAAGAGAACGGACAGGACGGGACCAAGCCTTTGAACATGGTGAACTGGTTTAACTGGACAACATTCGACATCGTGGGTGATTTGGCTTTTGGAGAATCGTTTGGTTGCCTCGAGACTGGCGTTTACCACCCGTGGGTGTCTCTTATGTTTACACATGTCAAGCTCGGAGCCTGGAATTACGCCATTGCACAGTTTCCGACCTTTTCCAAGATTATTCGATCATTTGTGCCCAAAAGCATGACCAAGAAGGTTGAGGAACATCACGCCTACACTCGAGATCTGGTGGACAGAAGACTTGAGACCGACTCTTCACGCCTTGACCTCTTCCGTGCAATGGCGCACCCACGAGACGGATTG TCCATGTCCAAAGAAGAGATTTATAGCAACACTGGCACACTGGTGGAGGCCGGCTCCGAGACCACCTCGACCGCGCTGTCAGGAGTTCTTTTCCATCTGCTGAAAAGTCCAGAGGCCATGAAGAAAGTCAAGGACGAGATCCGCGGTACGTTCAAGAGCGAGGACGAAATTACCTACGTCAGCGTGCAGAACTTGGAGTATTTGAGCGCTTGTGTCCGCGAAGGCCTGAGGATTTATCCGCCCATCCCGAGCACCGTTCCTCGCATCACACCGAAAGATGGCAGTATAATCTTTGGTGAATGGGTGCCCCCAGAC ACTAAACTCGACATTTGGCAATTCCCCCTGTCCCGCAACGAAAAGTTCTTCAAGGACGCAGACAAGTACGTGCCAGAACGTTGGCTTGGCGATCCCAGATACCAGTCCGACTGCAGGGAGGCGTCCCAACCCTTTTCCGTTGGTCCTCGCGATTGCCTGGGAAAAAA TATTGCGAACGGCGAGATGCGCATCATTCTCAGTCGTCTACTCTGGAACTTTGACGTTCGACTGGCCGATGATAGCGTCGACTGGGACCAGGGGCAGAAGGTTTACATCATCTGGCTCAAGTCTCCATTGAACGTTTATCTCACGCCGGTCAAAAGATCCTAA